TGAACCGACACCGCCGGCCGCCCCGACGATCAGCAAGCTCTGGCCTTCATCGGTGTTGCCTTCGCGCACTTGCAGGCGTTCGAAAAGCAATTCCCAAGCGGTAATGGCGGTCAGCGGCAGCGCGGCCGCTTCGGCAAAACCGAGGGTTTTCGGCATATGGCCGACGATCCGCTCATCCACCACGTGCAGTTCGCTGTTGCCGCCGGCGCGGGCAATCGAGCCGGCATAGAACACCTTGTCGCCGGCCTTGAACAAGGTCACTTCGCTGCCGACGGCCTTGACCACGCCGGCCACGTCCCAGCCCAGCACTTTTGCCGCGCCGCCTTCGGGCTGGACGTTCTGGCGGACCTTGGTGTCCACCGGGTTGACCGAGATGGCTTTGACTTCCACCAACAGGTCACGGGGGCCGGCGACCGGTTCCGGCAGTTCGATGTCTTGCAGGGATTTTTCGTCGCTGATCGGCAACGAGGCGTAGTAGGCAATGGCTTTCATGAGGAGGGTTCCGAACAGTAATAGAAGAAGGGATCAAGCCACGGAGCGCAGGCGCTTGAGATCGAAGTGTTCGATCAGGTCGCCGGCCTGGGCGCGAAAGTTCTGGATGTGTGCGCTGGCGTCGTGGGCTTGCAGCGCTTCGTCGCTGCTCCATTGTTCAATCATGTAGAAGGCCAGCGGATTGGCGAGGTCCTGATGCAGGTCGTATTGACCGCAACCGGCTTCGGCGCGGGTCGGCTCCAGCAGTGCACGCAGGTGTTGCTCGAGCGCGTCCTGTTGGCCGGCTTTGGCGATCAGGGTGGCAATGGCGGTGAAAGGCTGGGACATGGTCGACTCCAGGAGCAGGATGATTTCGATGCAGCAGATGATTGGCTATTTCTCTGCAAGATAAAACCCGCTAAAAGAGCAGTCTCTTTCAATATTTTTTTGATAATCGAGGCTGTAAATGCTGCGTTTCGATGACTTGCAGTTGTTTGTCCGGGCGGCGGACCTGGGCAGCCTGTCAGCGGCGGCGAGGGGAATGGACATGTCGGCGGCGGTGGCGAGTGCGGCGTTGAAGCGCATCGAGCAGCAACTCGGCGCCCGATTGCTCGCCCGCTCCACCCGCAGTCTGCGCCTGACGGCGGAGGGCGAAGGATTTCTCGAGTATGCCCGGGCCGCGCTGAGCAACCTCGACGAGGGCCGCCGATTATTGGCCAGCGGTCAGGACCAGGTCAGCGGGGTGCTGCAGCTGTCGGCGCCGTCGGATTTCGGTCGCAACCTGCTGCTGCCCTGGCTGGACGAGTTCCAGCGTGAACACCCCAAACTCACGGTGCGCTTGTTGCTGGGCGACCGCATCGCCGATCTGTTCCGCCAACCGGTGGACATTGCCCTGCGCTACGGTGAGCCGGAAGACTCCAGCCTGGTGGCGCTGCCCATCGCCCCGAATAACCGCCGCGTGCTGTGTGCCGCCCCGAGCTACCTGGCCCGGCATGGCGAACCGCGGCAACTGGAGCAACTGGCGCAGCACAATTGCCTGCTGTTCATGCTCGGCAGCCGGGTTCACGACCATTGGAGTTTTCACGACGGCAAACGCGAAGTCAGCCTGACCGTCAGCGGTGATCGCTTCAGTGACGATGCCGACGTGGTGCGCTTGTGGGCCGTGGCGGGTGCCGGGATCGCCTACAAATCCTGGCTCGATGTCGCCGCCGATGTATTGGCCGGCCGCCTGAAAGTGCTGATGCCGGAGCTGCTCTGTGAGCGCGCACCGCTGAATTTGCTGTGCGCCCATCGCGCACAATTGAGTAAGCCGGTGAACCTTTTGCGGGAAATGCTTGCCAGCCGATGTACTCGATTAGGCAGTCAATTTCCTGTGTTGGCGCATGTCGATCATTAGTCGCAGGCAAATAGCGAAATTTCCCTCAGGATCAATCACCACCAATGGTTTCCGGGGGGCAGGAACCGACCGGCAACGGGCTTATACTAGCGCCCGCCTCATGTACGCACCGTCGACCTCGCCATGGCGAGTCCGCGTTCGAGTCGGTCAGGCTCCACCGTCAATCCAAAGCCTTTGCAAGGTCTTCGAAGCAATGGCTTGTGTGAGTGGATGGCTTTGCCCGGTTTATGGCGGTTTCCACGTCTTGGCCGACGACACATTACTGGTCAAGATGTCTCTGAGCAGTAGACGAAACGATTCAACAGGGAGTGAATACATGGAACATGCACCTTGCATCAGCCAGATCGCCACGTTGCTGGCTGACCCAAAGCGCAGCGCAATGATGTGGGCCTTGATGGACGGCGCTGCGCGGCAGACCGAAGAGCTGGCATTGCTGGCCCGCCTGTCGCCGTCTTCGGCCAGTGCACACCTGGGGCGTTTGTCCGCCGGAGGTCTGTTGAAAGTCGAAACCCGCGGCCGCAAGCGATTCTTCCGGTTGGCCGCACCCGAAGTCGGGGCCGCGATAGAAGCGCTGGCCAGTGCGACGATCGCCAGCACACCTCGGGACATTCCCGATGTTTTCAGCCGCACCCCCGCCATCCCCAAACGTCAGGCCGCGCCCTCGTCCTTGTTGCGCGCACGGCTCTGCGACGATCATTTAGGCGGCACGCTGGCCGCCGATCTGTACCAGCGCTTGCTGGATGCGGGCTGGATCGAACAGTTCGATCATCGGGTGTCGATCACGCACAAGGGCGCCACGCAACTGGCGACACGCGGCGTTTTCGTCCAGGCGCTGGCGCAGAGCACCAGCCGAGCCGCCTGTGCCTGTCCTGACTGGAGCGAAAGACGTCCGCACATGGGCGGTTCACTGGGCGCGGCGTTGCTGCAATTGTTCATGCAGTCCGGCTGGCTGAGCTTGCCTAACGATTCGCGCGCCTTGCACGTCACCGTGACGGGGCAGCGTGAAATCCACCGTTTCGCCAAGGAGACCGAGCTGGAAATGGCGTTGTAGACGCATCGGGATCGACGTCCGGGGGCACGGGCGTCGTTCAGAGCTGTGGCCAGGTCGCATCCAGCAATAACCCCCGGCGACCATCGCGCACACTCGTTCAGGGACTTTCGAACGGGGGATGTGGCATGGAAACACGAGGCTTCAGCGCGGCAGAACGATTGGAACGGCTGCCCATCAGCGGCTATCACCGGATCATTTTCATCATCATCGCCCTGGCGTTTTTCTTTGACTCCATGGACCTGGCGATGATGACTTTCCTGCTCGGCTCGATCAAAACCGAGTTCGGCCTCAGCACGGCGCAGGCCGGGTTGCTCGCCAGTTCGAGTTTCTTCGGCATGGTCGTGGGCGCATCACTGTCCGGCATGCTGGCGGACCGTTTCGGCCGCAAACCGGTGTTCCAGTGGAGCATTGTGTTGTGGGGCATCGCCAGTTACCTGTGCTCCACGGCGCAGAATGTCGAGACGCTGACGCTCTTCCGCGTCCTCTTGGGAATTGGCATGGGCATGGAGTTTCCCATCGCCCAGTCGATGCTTTCGGAATTGATTCCGGCGAAAAGACGTGGGCGTTACATCGCGTTGATGGACGGTTTCTGGCCCTTGGGGTTTGTCGCGGCCGGGGTGCTGTCGTATTTCCTGTTACCGGTGATTGGCTGGCGGGATATTTTTCTGGTGCTGGCGGTGCCGGCGGTGTTTGTCCTGGTGATTCGCTTTTTCATTCC
This DNA window, taken from Pseudomonas fluorescens NCIMB 11764, encodes the following:
- a CDS encoding putative quinol monooxygenase, coding for MSQPFTAIATLIAKAGQQDALEQHLRALLEPTRAEAGCGQYDLHQDLANPLAFYMIEQWSSDEALQAHDASAHIQNFRAQAGDLIEHFDLKRLRSVA
- a CDS encoding LysR family transcriptional regulator, giving the protein MLRFDDLQLFVRAADLGSLSAAARGMDMSAAVASAALKRIEQQLGARLLARSTRSLRLTAEGEGFLEYARAALSNLDEGRRLLASGQDQVSGVLQLSAPSDFGRNLLLPWLDEFQREHPKLTVRLLLGDRIADLFRQPVDIALRYGEPEDSSLVALPIAPNNRRVLCAAPSYLARHGEPRQLEQLAQHNCLLFMLGSRVHDHWSFHDGKREVSLTVSGDRFSDDADVVRLWAVAGAGIAYKSWLDVAADVLAGRLKVLMPELLCERAPLNLLCAHRAQLSKPVNLLREMLASRCTRLGSQFPVLAHVDH
- a CDS encoding ArsR/SmtB family transcription factor; this translates as MEHAPCISQIATLLADPKRSAMMWALMDGAARQTEELALLARLSPSSASAHLGRLSAGGLLKVETRGRKRFFRLAAPEVGAAIEALASATIASTPRDIPDVFSRTPAIPKRQAAPSSLLRARLCDDHLGGTLAADLYQRLLDAGWIEQFDHRVSITHKGATQLATRGVFVQALAQSTSRAACACPDWSERRPHMGGSLGAALLQLFMQSGWLSLPNDSRALHVTVTGQREIHRFAKETELEMAL